The Paenibacillus sp. FSL H7-0357 nucleotide sequence AACAATCATTATTTTATCGGAATATCGTTGGATGATGGAAATCTCGTAGAAGAATTTGCTTGCCGATACGATGCTTGTGTCACATTACCAAGTGGATTCGAGAGATCCGGACATACAAAACATGTGGAATTCAAAACACTATCCGGTGGAATGTATGCTGTATATCCATACTACGACACAATCGATAAATTTGTTCTCGCCTATCAAAATGTATTCAGTCTATGGTTACCGGACAGTGAGTATGATGCCGACGATAGGCCATGCCTCGAATTCTGTATGAATGATCCTGCTAAGGATAAGGAAGGGAAATGTAAAGTGGATTTATATATACCGGTCAAGAAGAGAATTTAAATAACCATATGGAAGGAAGATGATGATTGGGATCTCCTATAGGGATCGTGGATTGGGTAGAAAAAAATGAAAATATGGATGAATTATTAAAGCAAGAAGAGACCTTAACCACACATGTAATGGATCATGGCTTTGAAGCTGAAGTTATGAAGATAAGTTCAGATAAAGAGAGCTTTGTATTGAAAGTATGGAATAAGAGCTCAAGACCTGATGTTAGTTTTCAATTTCATTTATTGAATGCCCTTTTTGAAAGAGGATTATCAGTCTCTAAGCCATTGGGCTGGGGGGTAAATCCAAATGCAGATAAGGTGCTGTTGACTACCTTTGACGGGATGCCGGTTAATGAACTGAATGAAAAGAAAATGATTGATATTGCGAATATATTATCAAGGATACATCAAATTCATGTAGAAGAGATTGGAAATATACATCTTCCCAAGTACGATTTCATTGATTATTTTTTTCCTGGAGTAAGGGAACAGGATGACTTGAATAGCGCATTAATTTCTCTTGTGCATATCAGTCAAATCAAGCTGGATCGGATCATTCATGGTGATTTCCATTTAGGAAATATTCTAGAGGAAAATGACCGATACACCGTAATTGATTGGACGAACGGACAATTAGGGGATTCCAGATATGATTTTGCGTGGTCACTTACTCTACAAAAAATATACATCTCAGAGCGATATGCACATGTGTTTCGTTCCGCTTATCTGTTAGATAATGATATTCAGCAGAATGAGTTTGAAGTTTTTGAGGCGTTGGCTTGTCTTAGGTGGATATTACTTCATAGAAACGGTGGCGTACCCAAAGGGATTAATACGATAGAGAGGGTAAAAGGGTTAATAGCCAAAAATTCATTCTTAAAAGAGCTGGAGTTTAGAGATTTATCAATTAAAAAGAAGATTTGGAGCGGTGACGGAATGAACATTGAAGCAGTTTATGAGCAGTTTCCTAGCCTGAAGTCAGATAATTTCGTATTGAAGAAGATTGAAGATCATCATCTTGAGGAAGTTTTTGAAATCTATAACAATGACAAAGTATTTGAATACTGTGGCATAATACCCAAACACAATAAAGATACTGTAAAAAATATGATTGGCCATTTTGAGAGAGATTATAATAAAAGGTCAAGGGTTAAATGGGGGGTATTCGCCAGCCCTGAACCCGATCGGTTGCTTGGAATTATTGAAGCTGCCGACTTTAATCAAAAGGTAAATGCTGTGACGATTGGCTACTTTTTATCGGAAGCACATTGGGGCAAAGGTATTGCTAGCGAAGCGTTAAAAATATTAATCGATTTTTTGTTTATGGATGTCAACGTCAACAGAATTCAAGCTGAAGTGATGCCACTAAATGAGACTTCAAAGAAGGTATTATTGAAGAATGGCTTCATCAAAGAAGGAACATTAAGACAAGCGACACTATGGGCAGGTAAAGGAATCATCGATTTAGAGATATACAGTATTTTAAAAGAAGAATATGTAAAATGATAAAAAGCTTCTCCAATCGGGTTCCATGCCAGTGGAGACAACAGGAAGCACCGGCCTTTCAGGCCGGTGCTTCACTCTGTTAATTTTGTTCTTTCTCCCCGCTTAACAGCTTGTCTATCACAAGAACCGCCTTAACATAAATCTGGAAGGCCTCCCATATGGTCTCCAAATACATGGCCTCGTCCGGCTGGTGACCTCCTCCTCTTCCGGCAGGAAAAGGGGAGGGCTTGTCCCGGCGCAGAGGGCCGAAGGCTGCTGCCCGTGGCAGCCATCTGGCGTGGGTAATGCCGCCCATGGCATAAGTGGGCTGGTTGGTGCCCAGCTCCCGGTTGGCCAGATCACATAGGGCCGCCGCAATGGGATCATCCGGGGCGATATAATGCGGCGGACTATCCTCCGTGCGGGTCAGCCGCATACCGTAACGGGCGGCCGCCTCTTCCAGCAACTGCTGTATACCGCTTTTCTCCTGGGTAACCCCGTAGCGGATGTCGCATAACAGGCGAAGCCTGCCGTTTTCCATATGGACGGCCGCATTGACTGTGGCTTCTCCCGACAGGTCACGGAAGGCGATGCCCAAGCCATGCCCGTAAGGACTGGCGAAGCATTCCTGCACGAAAGCCAGCGCCCGCTGCGTCCGGCTGCCCCGAACCAGCCCATGGGCGGCAAGAGCGGCTGCCAGCTTCACGGCAGCATTGTCCGTGCCATCGGGAAAGGCGGCATGTCCCGCTTTTCCCGATGCCGTAATGCGGATGCCCTCCGGCAGAGCCTCAACCGTGAAGGAACCGGGCAGCACCTGTCTTGCATGATCCGGGTCCACGTCCTGCAAGATTGCCGAGGCGGCTGCGGGAACCACATTATATTCGGTCCCGCCGCTAAAGGCCAGCAGGTTGCCGTCTGCCACTTCACCTTCGAAATCGGCACGCAGCATTCCCTTTTCGGCAAAGCACAGGGGAAAATAGGCGTCAGGCACAATCCCGAACAGAGGAGGCTCATGCCGGGACAGGAAGTGACGGATATCGCGCATGCCGTTTTCCTCATTGCAGCCGAGAAACAGATACAGCCCGTGCTGGAGGGGCAGCTTGCTGTCAGCAAAAAATTTCAGCACATAAAGCGCCGCCACAGCCGCCGCTTTATTATCCATGGCCCCACGTCCAAATAGGTAGCCATCCCGTACAAAGGGCTCGTAAGCCGGGAAGCTCCAGTCCCCGCCCTCCGGCACCACGTCCAGATGGGCGAAAAATCCGATGCTTCCCCGCTCCGAAGCTGCCAATTCCCCTTTGACACCGTAGCCGTCAAAGTCCGTCACTTCCAGCTTCTCCCGCTGCATGAGCCGGATGGCTTCGTCCAGGACAGAGCTGCAGCCTTCGCCGAAGGGCTGGGAGCTTCCGGGATTGTAAGCCAGGCCTTCGCTGTTGATGCGGATGAGCCCTTTGGCATCCTTGATCATGGCTTCCTGGTTTGCCTCAAGAAACTGAGAAATGTGCCAGTCCAGTTCCTGGCTGCTCTTCATCTCCATAGAGCTTGGCTTCATCGGCCCTGCCCGGCAGCCGTAAGATGCAGCCGGTT carries:
- a CDS encoding GNAT family N-acetyltransferase — encoded protein: MNIEAVYEQFPSLKSDNFVLKKIEDHHLEEVFEIYNNDKVFEYCGIIPKHNKDTVKNMIGHFERDYNKRSRVKWGVFASPEPDRLLGIIEAADFNQKVNAVTIGYFLSEAHWGKGIASEALKILIDFLFMDVNVNRIQAEVMPLNETSKKVLLKNGFIKEGTLRQATLWAGKGIIDLEIYSILKEEYVK
- a CDS encoding Sapep family Mn(2+)-dependent dipeptidase yields the protein MKPSSMEMKSSQELDWHISQFLEANQEAMIKDAKGLIRINSEGLAYNPGSSQPFGEGCSSVLDEAIRLMQREKLEVTDFDGYGVKGELAASERGSIGFFAHLDVVPEGGDWSFPAYEPFVRDGYLFGRGAMDNKAAAVAALYVLKFFADSKLPLQHGLYLFLGCNEENGMRDIRHFLSRHEPPLFGIVPDAYFPLCFAEKGMLRADFEGEVADGNLLAFSGGTEYNVVPAAASAILQDVDPDHARQVLPGSFTVEALPEGIRITASGKAGHAAFPDGTDNAAVKLAAALAAHGLVRGSRTQRALAFVQECFASPYGHGLGIAFRDLSGEATVNAAVHMENGRLRLLCDIRYGVTQEKSGIQQLLEEAAARYGMRLTRTEDSPPHYIAPDDPIAAALCDLANRELGTNQPTYAMGGITHARWLPRAAAFGPLRRDKPSPFPAGRGGGHQPDEAMYLETIWEAFQIYVKAVLVIDKLLSGEKEQN